In the Candidatus Obscuribacterales bacterium genome, one interval contains:
- a CDS encoding homogentisate phytyltransferase — protein sequence MSKSSTASHRPKAVHSSFLRSLWRFSRPHTILGTTLSLWGIGLIAGAIAFPAPLGWLFLSLVAAWITCLCGNVYIVGLNQLEDIPIDRINKPQLPLASGSFSRRQGQWIVAISGGVAIALAALQGPFLLAMVGLSLLIGTAYSLPPLRLKRFPFWASLCILGVRGVIVNLGLFLHSQAVLTQQSLWLWSTPGSIEPIPGIVWALTGFILVFTFAIAIFKDIPDVAGDRQYNILTLTARLGSRAVFNLSRWVITASYGGMILVGWGLDNVNRPWLIGTHLMAIALFWILSRRVNLHRPADIVRFYQTIWKFFFVEYLIVPIACGLALL from the coding sequence ATGTCTAAGTCATCTACTGCTTCTCACCGCCCTAAAGCTGTCCATTCTTCCTTTTTGCGATCGCTCTGGCGATTTTCAAGACCTCACACCATTTTGGGAACCACCCTCAGCCTGTGGGGAATTGGGTTGATCGCGGGGGCGATCGCCTTCCCTGCGCCCCTAGGATGGTTGTTTCTATCGCTCGTAGCTGCTTGGATAACCTGCCTCTGCGGTAATGTCTATATCGTGGGACTCAACCAGTTGGAAGATATTCCCATCGATCGCATCAACAAACCCCAGCTCCCCTTAGCCTCCGGTTCCTTTTCACGCCGACAGGGACAGTGGATTGTGGCCATCAGCGGCGGGGTGGCGATCGCCCTCGCTGCCCTGCAAGGCCCTTTCTTACTCGCCATGGTGGGTCTCAGTCTGCTCATTGGCACAGCTTATTCCCTCCCGCCCCTGCGTCTAAAGCGATTTCCCTTCTGGGCCTCACTCTGTATTTTGGGCGTGCGTGGGGTGATCGTTAACCTAGGTTTATTCCTGCATAGCCAAGCTGTACTCACGCAGCAATCGCTCTGGCTTTGGTCAACCCCTGGATCCATCGAGCCGATTCCAGGCATTGTGTGGGCGCTCACTGGATTTATCTTGGTTTTTACCTTTGCGATCGCCATTTTCAAAGACATTCCAGACGTGGCGGGCGATCGCCAGTATAATATTTTGACCTTGACCGCACGACTCGGTAGCCGCGCGGTTTTTAATCTATCCCGTTGGGTGATCACCGCCAGCTATGGTGGCATGATCCTAGTGGGCTGGGGGCTAGATAATGTCAATCGACCTTGGTTGATCGGTACCCATCTGATGGCGATCGCCCTCTTTTGGATCCTCAGCCGACGGGTGAATTTGCACCGGCCGGCTGACATTGTGAGGTTCTACCAAACGATCTGGAAATTTTTCTTTGTTGAATACCTAATCGTTCCGATCGCCTGCGGGTTAGCCTTGCTCTAA